In the Triticum aestivum cultivar Chinese Spring chromosome 2B, IWGSC CS RefSeq v2.1, whole genome shotgun sequence genome, AATTCAATCTGCAATCATACTGGATCTAGTTCAAAGCATGGATGCAATATGACTAGCACAAGATTTTGTCAACGGCCATAGCCAACATAAAACAACTGAAACCGAGCTAATCCTTTTAGAGCGCATTCTAGCAACATATGTGCATTCCCACTCTGAAGTTATTACACGAAACTGAGAACACATAAATCCCACCTCTTATTTACAGTCGACACCTTGACAGTACAGCTATAAATAAATAAACCTTTGGGGAAAAAAGTTATTACAATCTGTAATGACTTCAGATGACTAGCACGAGAATTTCACAGCAGTTGCAAGTTTTCAGAAAAAGATAGTCTGGACATGAGTAATCAGTTATAACACAGAGAGATAAAGCATGGGAGTGGATGTGTTGTCTCTTACCAGGCACGAGAATCACAGCTGTTATTACGGTTATCACCCATGACGAATACATGGCCTTCAGGGAGGCGCTGCAGGACGATGCACAGTCTTAGTACCAGATGGATCCGGGCATAGAATTGAGCAGAGAGCGAGAATAGGATTGGAGGGAGAGATCATCCACCATCTGAGACCCGTCATTTCATTTCGAAAGAACAATGGGGGTACTCAGGAAGTCAACAACACAGAGCAGCCATGCCACTTTTGGTCCTCCTCTTGCAGTAGTAGTATGTATGGTCATTTGTTTGTCTAGCAATAATGAGGCATGGTAGTTTGGTCATACAAGTATCTGTGGACCTGGCAGTAGCAACTCCTCAATGTTGTTCAAGGAGACAATGCTCAATCAGCAGGGTAATAGAAAGAGATGCAACGACCAAACCATGGCTTCCATCGTGTACGACGACGCATGGGGTGCGGTGTAGTGTTCATTCTGTGCAACACTGTTAACAATAAGCTGGCCTTGCCGGACCTGTAAAAATGTTTGTGCGTAAGTGCTGGCATTCAGATTTAGGTAGAATGCATAATGCATCTTGGTATATGGATGGCCTTAGCTCAAGCAGCATATGCGAATCAGTgtgatgaatgaatgaatgaatgctACTAATGTGGGTCAGCATTGCCTTTGCTGAAGCAGCATACGTCGATCAGCAGGATGAACAAATGAAAGAATGACAGTACTACTTGATATGCATCTGAAGATATATAAGCGCCATCTTTGTTAAAGCAGCATATATCAATCAGTAGGATGAATGAATGATATCAACACTGTGAGCATCGCCTTTGTGCAATCAGCAGGATGAGTAAATGGAAGAATGAACAAATGAtaagtatgtactccctccgttcctaaatatttgtctttctagagatatcaacaagtgactacatacgaagcaaaatgagtgaatctacactttaaaatatgtctatatacatccgtatgtaatcacttgtttaaatctctagaaagacaaatatttaggaacggagggagtaatttgtaGTACAAAAAAGTGACCAATCAGCAGAGGGGGATGACTAAATGAAGGATTAATAAATGGAAGTAGCAATATCTATGAATGAATTGTAGTAATAAGGACAATGTTAGCATCAGATTAGTAAGTTGATGATTACCTCGATGAAATCCCCAGGGGTGGCAATAACCCTCTTAATAAATACGACATCTTTATTCATGCCGCAGTTCTGCAGTAAAAATGTAGCATCAGATTGACTGACAAGTAGTAAAAATGGAATGGAAGAAGAGAAGTAGAGGTAAAAAGCGGAACTACCTGCAGCGCCGTGGGCACCCTGAAGAAGACAATGTCGCCCACAGACGGCCGCCGGAACCTGTAGCTCACCTGACCAAAATCAAAATCGAATTATTCCCCATTTCATTCTTTGGTTGGTTAGCTAAGTAATTAATCGTCTAATCGTGGGAGATCCAAGCCAGGGAAGCAGAATGGAAGAGATCTATCTACTCTAGCAGAGCAGAGGGGGAAGAAAAAGAACCAACTTTCTCTGCGACGGCGCGGTCGCCGGGGCGGAGGGTGGGCGCCATGGAGGCGGAGGCGACGTAGCGGACCTCGGCGAGGGCGGCGGAGACGAGGAGCAGGACGAGGAAGAGCTTGAATCCGTCGGAGCAGCGGAGGCGCGCTAGCGAGGGGATCCACCAGCGGTGTaggagggcggcggaggcgagcAGCTGCTGATGGCACGGCAGCCAGTCGGCCGGCAACAGCGGAAGCGGCGCGATGAGGCCCCGCAGCAGACGCGGCGGCgccatcgccatccccttcttcttcttggtctccctctctctccaccaagaagaagaagaaggctccCTGACAAGTATTACTACACTAATGGGTAATGGTAATGGCTTCCTTTCACACCAAGACTCCTCCTTTACACAGAGCACACCAAGGTTTgtgattcttttttgcttttttacaTTTACATTCATGTCGTATGAATGGGTACAAATATATTCCATCCGTTTTTTCTTATATATTCAGACACTAGCAATTTAGGACAGAGAAACCCAGCTTAATCCTAACCCTCTCGCGCTCTAACCCGTTTCCATTGTCAGAATCCGATCGTTTTTGGCGGTTGGATGGTTGTCTTATGTCTTATCCCATGTTTTCCCGCTAATTGGGCTAAATGTGCTAAACTGTACCTACTCCGGTGGAAATTTGGGAGCACTCTTGTTTGTTGGGCCTAGCCATCACACAAAGCAGAGAAAATTTACTCCTCGAGTCATTGTCGATACGTAGCACTTGAGTCTGCTCTCGGGAGAAAAAGGGCGGGCCATTGCTCTCGAGAAACCTAGGCACGCCTCTACCGTCGCCGCCGCTGCTATAGACGATACGGTAAACAACCAGTACCCTCGGTAGGGTGGTGATTGTGTCCAGAAGTATCAGAAGGGAGTTCGCACAAGGGGGTTGCCAAGGTT is a window encoding:
- the LOC123047629 gene encoding chloroplast processing peptidase is translated as MAMAPPRLLRGLIAPLPLLPADWLPCHQQLLASAALLHRWWIPSLARLRCSDGFKLFLVLLLVSAALAEVRYVASASMAPTLRPGDRAVAEKVSYRFRRPSVGDIVFFRVPTALQNCGMNKDVVFIKRVIATPGDFIEVRQGQLIVNSVAQNEHYTAPHASSYTMEAMRLPEGHVFVMGDNRNNSCDSRAWGALPISNILGRYMMSFTRSSLQ